AGGCCTGCGCCACCGATGCAAAGGGTGGGGCCGGCCTCCGTGCCGGCCGCGATGCCGGAGCGAAGTCATCAGAGCCGCGCTCGCGGAGTCGGCCGGTCTGCGAACGCGTCGACCGGCGCCCCTGCCGGGCTCAGACTTCCGTGCGCACCAGGGCGACCGCGTCCTCGGGCGTGCCGACGATCTCGCGGATCGGGCCCCAGAAGAACTTGGCCTCCATGCTCGCCCCGGCGAAGCGTTCCAACCAGCGGGGATCGCGCTGATCGAGGGGCGCGCCGTCGGGCCCCCAAACGGGATCGGCGGCGCGGGAGCGGGCGTCGGCTTCCCAACGGGTGATCGCTCCAAGCGGCAGCTTGCACTCCCGGGCCACGCGTTCGGGGTCCTGACAGACGGCCCGGACGTGCACGCCTGCTTCGTCCTGGGCGGCCAGGCCGACCGGAAAAGCCCGATCGCGAGCCTCGAAGCCCGGGCAGGCGTACTCGACCGCGAACCGCAAGGGCCTAGAGCAGCGAGGCTAGCCGCTCGGCGTTGCGCGCCAGCCAGTCGCGTACCATGTCGCGCTTGATCACGAAGCGGCGCGACATCTGCCACTGGAACTCGCCGGGCATGTGCAACGCCGGGCTATCGTCGGAGTTGCGGAGGATGTTGCCCAGCACGTCCTTGGTGAGGTTGTCGTCGCTCAGGCTGGCGAACTGCTTCATCGTCGGGAGGACGTTCTTGAGGTGGGTGGCGTTTTCAGCGGCCTCCAGCGACTTGAGGTAGTCCCCGAAGATCATCAGGTCGCCCTGCAGGTTCCGCATCTGGTAGCCGTCGTGCATGATGCCGAAATCGATGCGGGTGATGCGGTACACGGGCTGGCCGTCGGCGTTCTCGCGGATCACGGTGGCCAGGATGTTGCCCGGCTTGAGGTCCCCGTCGTCGTTGATGCGGCCGACGAACGCCAGCTTGTCGAAGATGGAAGGGTCTTCCAGGCGGCGCGAGATCTTGGCCTGGTAGGCGGTCGCGTCGGGGCGGTTCCAGGTCGAGGGGCCGGTGCCGATGTTGTTGGCGGGGTACGGCCAGGAGCCGACCCGGAAATCGGTGGCATCGAGGCCGATGTCGTCGGCCACGCGGTTGAGGCTGACCGGCTCGCCCTCGATCCGCTTGTGCAGCGACATCAGCGGCTTGTAGTCGCGCTGCGCGTACTGCACCTGGTTGACCGGCACGCCCAGCTGAGTGTGGATGACGTAGCCCGCCCGCTCGTTGACGGCCCGCCGCGCCTCGGGCGGCACCTTGGCCATGTAGTACTCGCCGGCAGGGCTTCTGAGCCAGTAGGACGCGCCCTCGTCGCCGGCCAGGGCGTTGTGGCTGACGAACTCCCAGTTGTGGGCGTCGTCGACCCAGTCGGCCGCGAGCTTGTAATCGCGCCTGAACCGGAAGTCCACCTTGGCGACGGCCCGCTCGAGTTCGACGGCCGCCGGGTTGCGGCCCGTCGGGAGGGCGGCGCGGAAGCCCTCGACCGTGACGAGGTCGGGATTCATCCAGGGCCGCTTGCGCACGAATTCCGAGATGCTGCCGATGCGCCCGATCTCGACGTCGTCGCGAACCGAGGCGAGCAGTTTCTTGAAGCCGGCGTCGTCGACGTTGATCCCGGCCAGGACCGCCTTGACCTTCGACGCCTTGAGCGCGTCGGAGCCGAGCTTGAGCACGTCCTTGCCGGCGTGCCCGGCATAAGTCTTCTCGGCGCCATGCACGCTGCGCCGCATTCCGCGGAGCATCTGCCGGCCCGCGAGCTTGGTGATCTCGTTTTGAATCGCCACTTCTGTTCCGTCCCGTCTGCGGGGGGACGTTCCTCCTCAACCTCCTTGGTTATCGGGAGGGCGAGTTAACTGCTTGCTAACGTTTCCTCCGGCCGACCCTTAAAATAGTGTGGAGATGTCTGATCGAACCTTCCAGGCGGACGTGGTCGTGGCCGGCGGCGGCCTGGCCGGCATCGTCACGGCCTTCGAACTGCTCGAGCACGGGAAGTCGGTGGTCCTGATCGACAAGGACACTCAGGATCGGTTCGGCGGCCTGGCGCGCGAGTCGTTCGGCGCGCTCCACCTCATCGGCACGACTCACCAGCGGCGCATGGGCATCGCCGACTCGGCGGACCTGGCCTTTCGCGACTGGGAGCGCGTGGCGCACTGGGGGCCGGAGGACGAGTGGCCGCGGCGCTGGGCCCGCCTGTACTGCGACCGGTCGCTGGATCTGATCGCCGCGTTCGTCGAGCAGAAGGGCGTCCAGTTCCTGCCGATGGTCAACTGGGCCGAACGCGGGCTCCTCCAGCCCGCCAACTCGGTGCCGCGCTTCCACATCGCCTGGGGCACGGGGCACGAAATCGTGCATCGCGTCGTGCTGGCCCTGGACGCGCATCCTCGCCGCGAGTCCCTCCAGGTGGTCTTCGACGCCGAGGTGAGCGAGGTTGAGGTCACGGCCGGCCGGGCAACGGCGGTCGTCGGCCGGTTCATGGACGGCTCGGGCACCTTCCGGGCGGCCGGCGAGCACATCGTCATCGCGTCGGGCGGCATCTGCGGCGGGGACATGTCCAAGCTGCGCGCCAACTGGTACAAGCCGTGGGGCGAGCCGCCGAAGATCCTGCTCAACGGCGCGCACCGGTACGCGGACGGCCTGCTCCACGACAAGGTGGCGGCCCTCGGGGCCAACGTGACCCACCTGGACAAGCAATGGCACTACGCGGCGGGCGTCTTCCACCCGGCAAAGCGGCGGCCGTACGACGGCCTGAGCCTGGTGCCGCCGCGATCGGCGCTCTGGCTCAACGCCCTGGGCGAGCGCATCGGGCCCATGCCGCTGGTCGGGTACACCGACACCCGCTACCTGGTCGAGTCCATCCTGCGGCAGCCCGGGCAGTACACCTGGCAGGTCCTCAACCGCAAGATAGCGCTCAAGGAGCTGGCGGTGTCCGGCTGCGACTTCATGACGGCCTTCCGGTACAAGAAGAAGTTGTTGCTGCTCGAGAACCTCGCCTTTGGCGACAAGGCCCTGGTGGATCGGCTCATCGCCGAGTGCCCTGACGATTTCGTCGTCGGACAAACCTTGCCCGACCTGGTGGCGGGGATGAACCGCCGGGGCCTCGACGGCCTGCAAGTGAATCTCGAGACCGTGCAGGCGGCCATCGCCGAGTACGACGCGCAGATAGACCGGGGCGAGGTTTACTTCACCGACGAGCAGTTGCGGCGGCTGCAGCACTTCCGGCGCTACCGGGCGGATAGGCTGCGCCTCTGCAAGAACCAGAAAATTCTCGATCCGGCGGCCGGGCCGCTGATCGCCATCCGCGAGTTCATCCTGGCCCGCAAGAGCATGGGGGGCATCCAGACCGACATGCAATGCCGCGCCCTGCGAGCCGACGGCACGCCACTACCCGGTCTCTACGCCGTGGGCGAGGCGGCCGGTTTCGGGGGCGGCGGCATCCACGGGCTGGGCTCGCTCGAAGGGACCTTCCTGGGCAGTTGCATCCTAACCGGCCGCGTCGCGGGCCGGGCCATCGCGGGAGCGCCATCATGAGCACCACGACCGTCAACCTCGGCACCCGGCGCACCGGGGCGTACCTGGTGCGCTACGCCCTCGAGCAGTTGCCGGTGTCGCATACCTTCGGCATCCCGGGCGTCCACAACACCGAGCTGTACGACGAGCTGGGCAAGTCCGAGAAGATCCGCCCGGTGCTCGTGACCCACGAGGCGGGCGCCGCCTTCATCGGGGACGCCATCAGCCGCACCTCCGACGGGCAGATAGGCGTGCTGGTGATCGTGCCGGCCGCCGGCGTCACGCACGCGATGAGCGGCATCGGCGAGGCGTTCCTGGATGGCATCCCGCTCCTGGTCGTCTCGGGCGGCGTCCGCACCGACCTGGAGTTCGGGTTCCAGCTCCACGAACTCGACCAGCAGAAGCTCCTGGCCGGCATCACCAAGGCCGCCTTCAAGATTCGCGACCACCGCGACATCGTGAGCACGATCTTCGAGGCCTATCGCCTGGCCGTGACCGGCCTGCCGGGCCCGGTCTTCGTGGAGGTGCCCGTCAACGTCCAGCTCTTCGCGGGCGATGTCGCGCCGGTACCCACGTTCTTGCCGCCCGCGCCCGGGCCGGCCGCCGCTCCCGGCCTGCTCGAGCAGGCCGCCGATCTGCTGGCCGCCGCGCACAAGCCCGGCCTCTTCGTCGGCTGGGGCGCGGTGGACGTGAGCGCGCAGATCGCCGAACTCGCCGACCTGCTGGGTGCGCCGGTGTCGACGACGCTGCAGGGCATCAGCGCCTATCCGGGCGACCATCCTCTGCACGCGGGAATGGGCTTCTCGCGGGCGGCCGTGCCCGCCGCCGAGAACGCCTTCGCCGGTTGCGACTGCCTGCTGGCGATCGGCACGCAGTTCGGGGAGATCCCCACGGGGAGCTTCGGCTGCGTCGTGCCCGAGAACCTCGTGCACATCGACATCAATCCGGAAGCCCTGGGTCGCAACTTCAAGCCCAAGGTGGCGATTCCGGCCGACGCGCGCCTGGCCGTGCCTCGACTCCTGGAGTTGCTGCGGGCGCGCAAGCTCTCGAACGGCGAGCGGCGGAACCGGGTGGCCGCGCAGATCGCCGCCGACAAGCAGGCCTACCGCGCCGAGTGGTACGCGCACGAGACCGACCGGGTCAACCCGGCGCGCTTCTTCGACGAGTTGCGGCGGCAACTGGCCGACGACGCCA
Above is a window of Candidatus Tanganyikabacteria bacterium DNA encoding:
- a CDS encoding thiamine pyrophosphate-binding protein translates to MSTTTVNLGTRRTGAYLVRYALEQLPVSHTFGIPGVHNTELYDELGKSEKIRPVLVTHEAGAAFIGDAISRTSDGQIGVLVIVPAAGVTHAMSGIGEAFLDGIPLLVVSGGVRTDLEFGFQLHELDQQKLLAGITKAAFKIRDHRDIVSTIFEAYRLAVTGLPGPVFVEVPVNVQLFAGDVAPVPTFLPPAPGPAAAPGLLEQAADLLAAAHKPGLFVGWGAVDVSAQIAELADLLGAPVSTTLQGISAYPGDHPLHAGMGFSRAAVPAAENAFAGCDCLLAIGTQFGEIPTGSFGCVVPENLVHIDINPEALGRNFKPKVAIPADARLAVPRLLELLRARKLSNGERRNRVAAQIAADKQAYRAEWYAHETDRVNPARFFDELRRQLADDAIVVVDDGNHTFLAAELFESRRPRSFVSPTDFNCMGYCVPGAIGAKLVNPGRQVVGIVGDGAFLMTGLEILTATTAGAPVAYFVFHDGELSQIAQGQQIPYNRKTCTVLGQIRLEGVAIATGARYLAIDDDAGLAAGIRDALATAAGGQAVVVDVRIDYSKRTRFTQGVVKTVLKRFPLGDKFRFIGRAFVRKVTG
- a CDS encoding FAD-dependent oxidoreductase, whose amino-acid sequence is MSDRTFQADVVVAGGGLAGIVTAFELLEHGKSVVLIDKDTQDRFGGLARESFGALHLIGTTHQRRMGIADSADLAFRDWERVAHWGPEDEWPRRWARLYCDRSLDLIAAFVEQKGVQFLPMVNWAERGLLQPANSVPRFHIAWGTGHEIVHRVVLALDAHPRRESLQVVFDAEVSEVEVTAGRATAVVGRFMDGSGTFRAAGEHIVIASGGICGGDMSKLRANWYKPWGEPPKILLNGAHRYADGLLHDKVAALGANVTHLDKQWHYAAGVFHPAKRRPYDGLSLVPPRSALWLNALGERIGPMPLVGYTDTRYLVESILRQPGQYTWQVLNRKIALKELAVSGCDFMTAFRYKKKLLLLENLAFGDKALVDRLIAECPDDFVVGQTLPDLVAGMNRRGLDGLQVNLETVQAAIAEYDAQIDRGEVYFTDEQLRRLQHFRRYRADRLRLCKNQKILDPAAGPLIAIREFILARKSMGGIQTDMQCRALRADGTPLPGLYAVGEAAGFGGGGIHGLGSLEGTFLGSCILTGRVAGRAIAGAPS